DNA from Triticum aestivum cultivar Chinese Spring chromosome 7D, IWGSC CS RefSeq v2.1, whole genome shotgun sequence:
TAAGATAGTAAAGGGCTAAAGCACATGCGAAGAGCAAACAAATTTCAGAATCATGAGCCGATCGGACGGTCACAAATCTACATGGCATCAGACGCGTGTGATACAAATAAACTCTCCAACGATTGCAACAGAGGGAAATTGTCATGTGACTGGATCAGGCTGCCCCCttgcaaaaaaattctaaaaaccaGTGTGCCACAATAAAATTATATAATATTTATTATTTAACCTAATATGTACACAaattgttgggaaatgtagtaaaaAAAGCCCTACGATCACGATCCCAGGAACACTATGAATATGCATAAAAGGTTTAGATCAGATCATTGCCCACTTCGATttgcagtggaagaagagttggtgtagatcgttgatGAAGTCCCTCAAACCGTTCACGAATGATCCCTTGAACCAAacaccgaaagcacgacctctctatgGATTGCACGCATTCGGGCTTTACAATCCGGTAGTGCTTCGTCGTTGCccgagaattagagggaggagaagAGAACCACACAGGGCTTCTCTATTATGAGTACTAGAGGGAACTAGGTCTAGCTCTAATCTATATCAACTCTAAACTAGATatagaactagagaactagaggaggctccaagaCTTATGTGTCTCCAAGGGCcaaaacctctagtatatataggcgTAGGGAGTGGGGAGGAGGCACCTCAAGGGAaggaaggactcctcccccttgtgccgaccctaaaggaagagtcctccccctccaattcggcctcccctagGCCTTCAAAGAGGCTAGCAGGGGTGCCTCCTTTGTTATTGGGCCCTAGGCCCAATAACTTTTCATTACTAGGCATTTTAGTAATTCCTTTAGCTCGTTGATATTAAAcatattctaaaagactctcaatcAATATTAGAACCTTTTATCATTTATTTAATGTCTCAGGAAACTTTTTCCACCTATATGTAAATTCCCGGTATTACCcggtaaaccccgaaactcttccagTAACCCCAAAATGCTTCTGGTCTCTCTTAAAACTATTTCTTATATTGACGGAACTATTTTGAAAATATATTTTCACATAACTCTCACTCCACTAATACTCACATATCATAGTttccttaagcgtgcgaccctgtaGGTTTTGTAAAACATAGAGATGAATGAAACTCCTTTTCGTTCAATGATCAATAGCGGAACTGTGACATCCATATTGACCcttatgattacacgaatgatactCGAGCGAACTTTTGGTTATCATATGCTattccctttgcttcacgatacttcacaaaacccgagGTGACATATATCGTTATCCACTTGATCATTCTCATGCTCATTATACTGGTCTCgtcgttaccagttttgttcttcttttccgTTGACATGTTCTGGCATCCCTGTATCCTAGTCAGCTGGGTCTGGCTAGACGATGATGAATGTCGTTACACCGAGAGggtcctaagaatatctctccatcgctgGAGGAGTAAATCCTACTCTTGAGCTACCAAGCTCCTTGTCACACCTTCCGATGAacatgtaagttgtcgttatgatcatccTGTTACAAATGACTTTGAGGAACCATAAAGATTACCGTCTAATatgaagtgactacgatactctcatgttCTAAGGAACTAAAACATACATTAACTCTCCGTGTTATATCATCTCAAAGTATAGCAAACAGTTGAGTTAATTAAATATGATGGTTCTAGTAACATCATACTCTAAATGTTGTTTAGCATCCTCGTTACACTTGCCCATGATTaggaaaacataatcatcacacaacacttgagctagtcctagatgCAAAACTATTATTATAGACGTGGAAACAAATAATAcaaaaatattattgcctctagggcatactttcAACACAAATCTCTTAGCatccaggggcggagccaggatttgagtaTAGGGGGGCAAGCCAATTTGATAAAAATATCCGGTGTGAAAAATGATTAAATAAAACAAGGTTAGTAGGTTGAGACCTCGAAAAAACAAGGTTGGTACGTTCAGAACTCGAAAGCAAGCGGCTTAAAAACGAATTAATCTTAATGCTATTTGGCGGCGTTTTTTCTCTTCATAACTGCTGAATGGCAATCACAGAATTAGTTTTTTTATTGCGAAATAATCATAGATTTAGTTATATTGACATGTTGTATAAGTTCGACATAGAAATTTTTGGCATCACAAATAGATAGAAAATTGTAACACAATTTGCATCACGATAATTTATAGGACATGTAAAAGATATGAACTCTTCGTAGCATCTCAGATCATACAACAAAACAAGCAAAATCTGATGTATAATTCTAACACCGAGACAAGATAAGAATCGAGAAAGATTAGTTTTTTTAGGGGTATTGGCGAAGATTAGTAGTGTGATGTGCTAACCTTGGCTAGTTCATTGGCTGGAGCAGCGAATTAGTCTACGTTGCTGACACACCGTATGAACCAGATGGTGAGCGGCAGAGGAGGGAGAGCAATCACCGGAGAGCACGGCATGGCATGGCATCGGACGGCGGCAGCTGCGCCTAATCTACACACTAATAACGGGATAACGGAACTTCCACGAGACTTGGGCGGAGGCTAACTTGCTAATCTGACCAAGTGCATGGGCTTTTACATGGGCCTTTACTTTTCTTCACGTTGAGATAGGGGGGCCGAGTACGTCTGTGCCTACAATTGtatcgccgggggggggggggggggggggggggggctcgctcgTCCCTGGCTCCGCCACTGTTAGCATCATAGTGGTGATTGAGCATTGGTTCTGTCCTGGAGGTCACGGGCTTGAGCCTTCTTTAACTCAGACACGTGTGACCttctatttatttttagtttatcgAAAGCAATCAAACAAGGAGGATGACCAGATCCCACGAGATCTACCGGAGACACATCTTCATACGTCATCCGACGACGCTAGAAAAACCACGGGATGGGATAggtggggagaaccttattccatctttagaAAACCGCCACCGACTTGGTTTCCTGAACatggcacaaaccctaacaagattgaaaaaaaaaACACCTAACAAGGGAGCCGTCTTGCCGTCAAGGACTGGGATCCATTACGCCTTCCATGGTCCTAGGCCCATAGGAGACTAGGCGGACCAGCGGCGGCCAGCGAAAGGCTTAGGAAACCTAGTCGCGAGCTGAGTGGGTCTTCGCCTCACAGAAAATGATTCCCAACTTGAAGCTAGCTGGATCGGTTTTGAGTTTATGACCTAAATCGACCAATTTCCAAATTATTGGCCTGAACCATGTAATCAATTCGAGTTAATGGACTAATGACGTATTGGACTCCTCTTCATAAATAGCTTTCGGGACGGAAGCTTGTTACCACATGTGCGTATTGGGCTTGGGAGATTTAATTAATCATGTTTGTTCGTCGCAAAAACATGTGTAATCCTATTTTCTCTTTTGAAAAGGCAAAATCAATCCGGTTAGGACCAGACGAGCctacctctctcgctctctctagcCACATCTCGTTCTCTAATCTGACGAACAACTTAGCGTGGAGACCCAAGAGGCGTACCCGACATCGACATCTCCACATGCCAACGCAGAAACCAAACAAAACATCGACGGACGCACCGTGCTCCAACAGCCACCAGGCGCACCGCACAGCGCACACGCAGCTCCCACCGTCCTCCAGCACGCCGCCCCCCTCAACACACTCCAAAGGAACCCCGTTGCAGTCGAGGTCATACCACATCGACACGGCGCGACGGATCAGATCAGATCAGCAGGGAAAAGCCAGCCCGAAGAGCCCTGATTAAATTTCAACCGCGGGCGCGAGAAAAAGAGGCAGGGTTTGACGTGAAATCTCTTCACATATCGCGAGGATTGGCCAAAAGCGGCGAAAACTCTGGCCGGCCGTGTCACCGCCGGCTGGCTTTGTGTGGCCGCGCCGCGCGTCATGTGCGTTATCCGGTGAAAAGCCCCGGCGCTGCACAGCCACTCCATCCTGGCTTTGGGAAACTTTCGCCGGCCCGCCTTGCCAAAGTGAAAGCAGAAAAGGGGCGAACGTGGATCAAATGGCCTAACACTCCGTATTACTTTCTGGTTAAGCTGGCCAAAAGTAATTTGGGAAAGAGATGCCGGTGAATGAACCCATTTCGTCCTGCTCGGAATCTCGCTAGTAGATGCAGACATTGTTATGTGTTTCTGACAAGGGGGGCCGCTCCTCCTTGGGGGGCGTTAGGCCCACTTACCAGGGAGGTGATTGGCGATGCGAAAATTTTAAAATGTGTTGTGCTTGAGCATAACTTTTGGCGGTAAGAGAGAGCTTGTGTTTGATCTTACTAGTTGCGGAAAAGCAGCTCGATCTACTGCAAGAATCTGAACGAAGCACAAAACTGAATAGCATTTGTTTAGAAGCAGAAAAATGGTCAAGTAAAGTCGCCCGTCCGAGTGGTTGCCATCAGATTACCGGCAAAGGAAATCCTTCGCCCGGAAAGCATTGAAAAACACCTCCGTGCCAGGCCCATCAAACCGCGCGaattattattaattaattaaacCATCTCGCCCACACGGCCCACGCACGACGAAAGAGAAAGGGAGTAGAAAATGAAAGAAAGCCGATGTGGCCGCCCGCCGCTTAACCGCCCATATAAGCACAGCATCGACCGCATTGTGGGTTCAGCCAGCGAGCGGCGCAGCAAGCCAAAGCCAACGATCGCCGCCAAAATGGAGGATCACTTCGGCCGGAAGATATccagggaggaggaggcggtggtgaaGCCGACGAGGAGCTTCCGGTACGAGGACTACAGCACCAGGAGGGTGTTCCTGCGCAGCTACCCCCTGCAGTGGGAATCGCCGGcgcccggcggcggcgacgagaagcagggcgaggcggaggacgacgaGGACCGGTACGACGGCGGCGGCCGCGACAGGCGGTGGAAGcggcaggtggtggtggcggtggtggagtggGGGGAGGACAAGCTGCTGCTGCTCCGCAGGGTCAAGAAGCGGCTGGCGCTCTACCTCATCGGCTGCCACTACAGCCGCCCCGCGCTGCCGTACAAGTCCGGCGGCTCATGCACCACCGCCATGCTCAAGTCCATGTGATCGCTGCCATGGCGAGCTGGTTCAGCTGCTCGTGTCTGTCCATGACACGCAGCAGACAGTTGTTAGTCTGCTCGTGCCGTCAGCCTTTCCCTGCTGCTCTGTTTTGTGCGCCTGTAATACGCTGTATCTATGTGTGTCCCTACGTAGAGGTAATAATAAGAGTTTGCACGAGTGATGAAACGCTCATGTATATACAGTATTTTCTTGTGAAATTTTTGTCATATGATAGATGGACAGATCATACTGATTACTGTTCCAGGAACCTTCAATACATAGCTTTTTGAGTATGTTTACAGTAACCTTCAATACATAGCTTGCACTGAAAGACTAGCTAGATAGTATATGTATTTCTTGCGATAAGAAGATGGGCCTGAGTAAATTGTGCCAAGCTATTTCACAGGTTATTTTTTTATACGTAGAGCTGCTGTTGTGCATTCCAGAATCCAGATTAGCTCAACAGACAAGGAAAAGGATACAGAAAGACTTCATCATGGTATAACAACATAAACACTAAAGAAACACTCACATGTACAGATATCATCACTATAATACACTGGAGGAGAAGTCGGTATCTGTGCAGCTGCGTTTGGCTGCTCAGTATTTTTGAAGTTTCAGGAGAATACCATGGTTTTTGTAGAAACCTCAGTTTTAAATACTTTGACGTGTTTGGCTTCGACAAATACTTTAGTTTTACAAACGTGGTATATCTAAAACCATGGTATTTTGCTGTATCTAAAAAAGAGGTCTCAACCTCTTTTTTGTAAACTGAGAAACACTAGCTCAAGTCTATCTTCTTCGGGTCCTCCTCACCCATAATTCCTCCATCTCTTCTGCAGCCAGAAAATCAAGATTACCACATGGGAAACTTCACTACTCTGCTTCAATCGTTGACTATTGTTCTAGTGCAACAGGAAGCAGCGCGTACATTAGCTAGTACTAGACGTTCGGTCCTATCAGATGGTGTGTGTACAGATACAAAAGATTTAGCGAAGGCTTAGACCCTGGAGTAGATCAATTGATACTTGGAGTAAACTTATACACAGCAGGCTAAGCTAGCTAGCCGATTGATTCCATGTGGCCAGAGAAACAAGATTACTCAACAACATATCCTAGCATCTAAAGGATGTTCgcgtgcatgacaaggctataggcATGCGGCGGCCATTAATTAGCATAAGCTGATCAGGTCATTGTATAACTCCTTTGATGTAGCACAATTTGGTTCAGCTAGCTATATCTAGGATTATCCCCGCAACGAGTGGTCAAAACCGAGAAACTAAGAAAAACTGCACTTGCCAGACATCTCTATAGTTTTGCTAAAACTGAGAAAAACTGTAGTTTTTAGAAACCGAAGTATTCATTGCCTACACATTGGAACACCGTGGTTTCCAGATACCATGGTTTTGAAAAAACCGTGTTGCCAAACCGGGAACGATTGCTTCTGGCACTGAACCAACGGTTGAACAAATTCACCAAACAGAAATCACTGTTTCGTCAACTGAAAACAAAGATCGGCTCATGTGCTGACAACTTCATAGTGCTAGTATATCCTTATCTTGATTTGACTCAACCTTTATGGCCCTCGATTGGCTGGTCCTAATAGTGATTGAAAAGAAAGAACAGTATTCTCAAAAGAaagggaaaagaaaagaaagaacagTGGCCTAATTATTGGTGGCAATAAGCCGCCAGAATAGTTACCTCCCTGTGATTGGCATACAAAAATTGTAAGTTCTGAGCACCCAGAGACTTTACCAGCATCTGTCGACTTCATAATCTGGATCTTACAGGCGCGAGATCGGAAGCTCAGCCTGCTTGAGCAAGATCCATGGCTTCCGAGCAGACGGTGCACATGAACGGAGGACAAGGGGACACAAGCTATGCTCGCAACTCCAGTCTGCAGGTATCTTCTCCTCTCTTGGTTGATTCACAGCTGCTGTGTTTCTGATGTCTTGTTCCTCGAGAACTTATTCACCTAGCTGTTACCATGAAACTCGCTTGCAGAACGCTGAGCAGAACAAGATGAGGCCCCTCATAGAAGAGGCCATCGCCGATCTACTCAGCACCGGCGCCTCCTTGCCGAGAAGCATGGTGGTCGCGGACCTGGGATGCTCCTCCGGCCCAAACGCGCTCACTCTGGTGTCGATCTGCGTTGATGCCATCCGCAGCCAGTGTCTTCGTTCCCGGCAGCCGCCGGTGGAGGTCTGCGTCTTCCTCAACGATCTTCCCGACAACGACTTCAACATGGTGGTGAAGAGCTTGGTGGCGTTCCAGCAAAGCCACAGGTCAGTCGTCACCGGTGTTATGCCAGGGTCATTCTACGGGAGGCTCTTCACCAGTGGCTCCTTGCATCTCGCCTGCTCGGCCAATAGCCTCCACTGGCTCTCCGAGGTAGTATGAATTTTACACGGCTCGGCGGCCGAACTGCATCAGTTATCCCTTCTTGAGCAATGCATTTAACTTTGGAGGTGGCTACAGGCTCCTGAAGAACTGAGGAGGAACAAGATCCCGGCATACGACATCGATGAGCATGTCAGGCGAGAAAGACGGCGTGTGGTCATCGGAGCCTATGCGCGGCAGTTCAGGAAAGATTTCACCCTTTTCCTTGAGCTGAGAGCCATAGAATTGGCCGCAGGAGGTCGATTGGTTGCCTCCCTTGCTGGGAGGCGCTCTGAAGAACCTGCTGCCGAATTCACTCATGCCTGGGAATCAGTCGCCCTTGTATTAAGTGAGATGGCCTCAAAGGTACATTGATTTAGTTAGTTTTGTTTCATTTCTGAACCATTCCTAAACGGAATAAGATCGTGTATGTGACTGTGACATCTTGATCTTCTGAAAAAATCAATAGGGTATGATTAACAGAGCGAAGTTTGATACTTTCTACATACCGATATACGGACCTTCCGACGAAGAGCTGAGGGAGATCATTCAAGCAGAGGGTTCTTTTTCAATAAGGGAGATGCAAGTGCATGAGCCTGCAAGCAATGTGGAAAGCACGCTGATCTCCCCGAGCAAGATGGCCAATCTGCTGAGAGCAGGGTTTGAGCCGATAATAGTCCAGCATTTTGGGTCGTCTGGGAAGATCATGGATGAATTTGTGAGGACTGCGGAACGACGCTGGAGCCGGCGGGGCAGCTTGGAAGCCGAGCTGGCTAGAAACCCCAGAGTTATCTTGGTTGTGTCGCTAAAAAAGAAGGTATAACGTGTTAGGGCATCTCGACCCGCAAATTTGCTCCGGCAGCAATGGATAATTTGAAATTCAAATAAAAGTCTGATCCATAATGCGTGCCGGATCACACGAGCGCCGGATCACATGTCCGATCACATCAAAAAGAGGCAAATATGCTTAAGTTTTACATGTCCGATGATAAAAAAATATTCGTCCGGCAGTTCATGCAAAATTTTGAGATTTTTTGCCCTGCCGAACCGGCAATCCAACCCTCATCCACGCTTGAAGTGTCGTCGCGCCGCATGTCCAGCCTCCAtttccgccgccgccatctcctccTTGTCTGCTGCTTCCAACTTCATGTGTTGCCGCTGCAACATCTTGTAGCGGACGGCTTGCACGATCATTCTTTCGTCGGCATCCAAAGACTCCACATTCAAAAAACAACATCTTAGCGCCCTCCACATCGGCTGCGATCTTAACCTTCTTTTCTTTGAGCTCCGCCTTCTTCTCCTTGAGTATGACCTTCTTCTCTTCGATCAAGGCTTTCTTCTCTTTGAGCATGAGCTTTTTCTCGGTCGTCTCCATCAACAGTTTGAACCTCTTCATCTTTTTCTCCTCTTTGATATCGGACCGCTTGACGTAAACCTCCTCATTTTAGACAAGATTTTATTGAACTTCTCCATCAACTTGGCAGCCGCACCTTCTCgcttcgccctctcctcctcccacttctttTTCCGGAACCCTCTTCTAATTTTCTTGGGCGGTTCTTTTGTTGGGTCGGTTGGGTCCATGGTTTCTTCCTCGGTGACTTGGGCGGCGGTCTTGGCTATGAATAGGTTCCCTTTCGGTTCCCATTCAACTTCAACCAGCAATGCATGACAGTGAAGTTTTCCTTCTCCAACTTCTTGAACATACACGCTCGAGATGGTTACAAAATAAAACATTGTCAAGACCTATGCATACATATCCGGCAAGTGACCAACAATACTTTGCATATCTGGCTAGTGATCAACAAAAGTATGCATATCCAGGTAGTGATCAACAATACTTTGCATATCCGACTATGAAACTATGTatatccggctagtgatcaacaaGATGCATATCCGGGTGGTGATCAACAATACAATGCATATCCGGCTACAAAACTATGCATGTCCGTCTACAATACTATGTTGGCTAGTGATCAACAAAAGTATGCACATCCGGCCAAATGAACTTGCTTGTGGATTTGCGCACCGCTAGGCCATCGTGCTATGAGATTCTTAAAGTGGCCGCAACACTTCAAGATGGCCTATTGGATGGTAtggatggtgtaccatcgatgAT
Protein-coding regions in this window:
- the LOC123166680 gene encoding uncharacterized protein, with amino-acid sequence MKESRCGRPPLNRPYKHSIDRIVGSASERRSKPKPTIAAKMEDHFGRKISREEEAVVKPTRSFRYEDYSTRRVFLRSYPLQWESPAPGGGDEKQGEAEDDEDRYDGGGRDRRWKRQVVVAVVEWGEDKLLLLRRVKKRLALYLIGCHYSRPALPYKSGGSCTTAMLKSM
- the LOC123165944 gene encoding probable jasmonic acid carboxyl methyltransferase 2, which gives rise to MASEQTVHMNGGQGDTSYARNSSLQNAEQNKMRPLIEEAIADLLSTGASLPRSMVVADLGCSSGPNALTLVSICVDAIRSQCLRSRQPPVEVCVFLNDLPDNDFNMVVKSLVAFQQSHRSVVTGVMPGSFYGRLFTSGSLHLACSANSLHWLSEAPEELRRNKIPAYDIDEHVRRERRRVVIGAYARQFRKDFTLFLELRAIELAAGGRLVASLAGRRSEEPAAEFTHAWESVALVLSEMASKGMINRAKFDTFYIPIYGPSDEELREIIQAEGSFSIREMQVHEPASNVESTLISPSKMANLLRAGFEPIIVQHFGSSGKIMDEFVRTAERRWSRRGSLEAELARNPRVILVVSLKKKV